A region of Sugiyamaella lignohabitans strain CBS 10342 chromosome A, complete sequence DNA encodes the following proteins:
- the MYO2 gene encoding myosin 2 (Type V myosin motor involved in actin-based transport of cargos; required for the polarized delivery of secretory vesicles, the vacuole, late Golgi elements, peroxisomes, and the mitotic spindle; MYO2 has a paralog, MYO4, that arose from the whole genome duplication; GO_component: GO:0071563 - Myo2p-Vac17p-Vac8p transport complex [Evidence IPI] [PMID 12594460]; GO_component: GO:0032432 - actin filament bundle [Evidence IMP] [PMID 9864365]; GO_component: GO:0005935 - cellular bud neck [Evidence IEA]; GO_component: GO:0005935 - cellular bud neck [Evidence IDA] [PMID 8188749]; GO_component: GO:0005934 - cellular bud tip [Evidence IEA]; GO_component: GO:0005934 - cellular bud tip [Evidence IDA] [PMID 8188749]; GO_component: GO:0031941 - filamentous actin [Evidence IDA] [PMID 11381095]; GO_component: GO:0000329 - fungal-type vacuole membrane [Evidence IDA] [PMID 8978821]; GO_component: GO:0000131 - incipient cellular bud site [Evidence IDA] [PMID 8188749]; GO_component: GO:0043332 - mating projection tip [Evidence IDA] [PMID 19053807]; GO_component: GO:0043332 - mating projection tip [Evidence IDA] [PMID 8188749]; GO_component: GO:0031475 - myosin V complex [Evidence ISS] [PMID 1469047]; GO_component: GO:0016459 - myosin complex [Evidence IEA,IEA]; GO_component: GO:0030133 - transport vesicle [Evidence IDA] [PMID 23079598]; GO_component: GO:0031982 - vesicle [Evidence IDA] [PMID 12456647]; GO_function: GO:0005524 - ATP binding [Evidence IEA,IEA]; GO_function: GO:0003779 - actin binding [Evidence IEA]; GO_function: GO:0051015 - actin filament binding [Evidence IEA]; GO_function: GO:0051015 - actin filament binding [Evidence IDA] [PMID 11381095]; GO_function: GO:0005516 - calmodulin binding [Evidence IEA]; GO_function: GO:0005516 - calmodulin binding [Evidence IDA] [PMID 8294515]; GO_function: GO:0000146 - microfilament motor activity [Evidence IDA] [PMID 11381095]; GO_function: GO:0003774 - motor activity [Evidence IEA]; GO_function: GO:0000166 - nucleotide binding [Evidence IEA]; GO_process: GO:0048313 - Golgi inheritance [Evidence IMP] [PMID 11285273]; GO_process: GO:0007118 - budding cell apical bud growth [Evidence IMP] [PMID 2016335]; GO_process: GO:0007049 - cell cycle [Evidence IEA]; GO_process: GO:0051301 - cell division [Evidence IEA]; GO_process: GO:0000132 - establishment of mitotic spindle orientation [Evidence IMP,IPI] [PMID 10984058]; GO_process: GO:0007107 - membrane addition at site of cytokinesis [Evidence IEP,IGI,IMP] [PMID 12456647]; GO_process: GO:0008152 - metabolic process [Evidence IEA]; GO_process: GO:0000001 - mitochondrion inheritance [Evidence IGI,IMP] [PMID 12391144]; GO_process: GO:0000001 - mitochondrion inheritance [Evidence IGI,IPI] [PMID 15201867]; GO_process: GO:0045033 - peroxisome inheritance [Evidence IMP] [PMID 11733545]; GO_process: GO:0045033 - peroxisome inheritance [Evidence IPI] [PMID 16678774]; GO_process: GO:0015031 - protein transport [Evidence IEA]; GO_process: GO:0006810 - transport [Evidence IEA]; GO_process: GO:0009826 - unidimensional cell growth [Evidence IMP] [PMID 9864365]; GO_process: GO:0000011 - vacuole inheritance [Evidence IGI,IPI] [PMID 12594460]; GO_process: GO:0000011 - vacuole inheritance [Evidence IGI,IMP] [PMID 8978821]; GO_process: GO:0030050 - vesicle transport along actin filament [Evidence IEP,IMP] [PMID 10562281]; GO_process: GO:0030050 - vesicle transport along actin filament [Evidence IEP,IMP] [PMID 9864365]; GO_process: GO:0016192 - vesicle-mediated transport [Evidence IMP] [PMID 2016335]; GO_process: GO:0016192 - vesicle-mediated transport [Evidence IGI] [PMID 9864365]), producing the protein MLRDKSNQTIVVSGESGAGKTVSAKYIMRYFATVEDPDHPRKIAKGHSHHNNEALSQTEEQILATNPIMEAFGNAKTTRNDNSSRFGKYLEIQFDKNVDIIGARIRTYLLERSRLVFQPATERNYHIFYQLCSGATDEERQQFKLLPVEEFDYLNQGGEPAIQNVDDAAEFSLTREALTTIGVDSTVQHDIFKILAALLYIGNIKVTATRTNAVLNSDEPALTQVCELLGLDAVNFAKWITKKQIITRSEKIVSNLNHKQATVVRDSVAKYIYSTLFDWLVTVINQGLLADESKHQVNSFIGVLDIYGFEHFKINSFEQFCINYANEKLQQEFNQHVFKLEQDEYVREEIEWTFIDFSDNQPCISLIEAKMGILSLLDEESRLPAGSDEGWVGKLYQNFDNAEHSKFFKKPRFGKSSFIVSHYAMDVAYEVEGFIEKNRDTVPDELIEVLNATSNEFLKQVLETKSAAAAAPAAASSSSAPGRAVVRKPTLGSIFKGSLIELMTTINSTNVHYIRCIKPNDDKAAWKFNGPMVLSQLRACGVLETIRISCAGFPTRWTYEEFASRYYMLVPSTNWSVAVKELCDVILQQSIQSPDKYQLGKTKIFFRAGMLAYLEKLRSDRLNECAIVIQKNLRMLHFRKQYLATRQSIIAAQTLIRGFIARKRYENERREAAATVIQTRWRGYTARTSYSQTRTSIIALQRMVRGYMLRRRLLQARYDSAAITIQKVWRGHVARKEYHATRNKIILVQGLVRRRAAIKELKQLRLEAKSVNHYKEVQYRLENKVVELTQSLATRREDNKKLQSTIDGLHNQISQWQRKHGESEQRLVDYSNESDETRQQLLREIDTIKANLASVQKEHDHIVAKLQSQVEENKRVREELEAKELALSESAKTVKEYEEKHASLNETISQLRIDLENAIKAQPSTFAPSLTPLRSLGGVLNGGNNLNTASPKKRNPKRRSLTNALGGAAAGALAGGAFDEAAGFSPRPASIAIPNSNELHHHGRQYSASTEISIGSIGLNGEIERLLEDEKVLHTEVIQGMIFNLKIPAPSSNEKITPKEILFPANIINLITSEMWRLGFVKESERFLGQAMHAIQDSVMKHTGEDVINPGAFWISNVHEILSFICLAEANIVQNEALLDEMGEFEFQEYGRLVGIVKQDLENLEFNIYHTWMKEIKKVLDKMIVPAIVMSQSLPGFITQENTRFLSKMFTGSGNTATMDDLLSLFNKVHKAMDAYYLEPEFVKQPIMELLKLVGVKAFNDLLMRRAFLSWKRGLQINYNITRIEEWCKAHDVAEGILRLEHIMQSVKLLQLKKSTMEDIDIIYDICWTLTPAQVQKLINQYLVADYEPPISAEILNAVASRVKNDNNNTLLLEAIPLDDSGPFEIMEPRVLKRIESYIPGWLQVPNLKRLAELTATVNQAAINGDESQQIQQQQLPSQDITDGTSLSDAGMLSEPPNDGYPIAA; encoded by the coding sequence ATGCTTCGAGATAAGAGTAATCAGACTATTGTTGTGTCTGGTGAGTCGGGTGCTGGTAAGACGGTCAGTGCGAAGTATATTATGCGATACTTTGCGACCGTAGAGGATCCAGACCATCCGAGAAAAATTGCCAAGGGTCACAGCCATCATAATAACGAGGCTTTAAGTCAGACTGAAGAGCAGATTCTCGCTACAAATCCTATTATGGAAGCTTTTGGTAACGCCaagaccaccagaaacGACAATTCTTCGCGATTCGGAAAGTATCTCGAGATCCAGTTCGATAAAAATGTCGATATTATTGGTGCTAGAATCCGCACTTATTTACTAGAAAGATCGCGTTTGGTGTTCCAGCCGGCTACAGAGAGAAATTATCATATTTTCTACCAGCTTTGTAGTGGTGCTACTGATGAAGAGAGACAACAGTTTAAGCTGCTGCCTGTTGAAGAGTTCGATTATCTTAACCAGGGTGGAGAGCCTGCGATTCAAAATGTCGATGATGCTGCCGAATTTTCACTCACTAGAGAGGCTCTTACCACCATTGGCGTCGATTCTACTGTTCAGCatgatattttcaagatcCTCGCGGCTCTGCTGTATATTGGTAATATCAAGGTTACTGCCACAAGAACAAATGCTGTTCTTAACTCGGACGAACCAGCTTTGACACAAGTGTGTGAACTGCTGGGTCTGGATGCTGTAAATTTTGCCAAATGGATCACTAAAAAGCAGATTATTACTAGAAGTGAAAAGATTGTTTCCAATTTGAACCATAAACAAGCCACCGTGGTAAGAGATTCAGTCGCAAAGTATATCTACTCAACTCTGTTTGACTGGTTGGTCACTGTGATTAACCAGGGATTGCTGGCTGATGAATCTAAGCACCAAGTCAACTCGTTTATCGGTGTTCTGGATATCTATGGTTTTGAACATTTTAAGATCAACTCATTTGAACAATTCTGCATTAATTATGCCAACGAGAAGTTACAACAAGAATTTAACCAGCATGTGTTCAAACTCGAGCAAGATGAATATGTTCGAGAAGAGATCGAGTGGACTTTCATTGATTTCAGTGATAACCAGCCTTGTATCAGTCTGATTGAAGCCAAGATGGGTATTCTTTCGCTGCTTGATGAAGAATCAAGATTACCAGCTGGATCGGATGAAGGCTGGGTGGGAAAATTATACCAGAACTTCGATAATGCTGAACATTCGAAGTTTTTCAAGAAACCACGATTTGGTAAGAGTTCTTTCATTGTTAGTCATTACGCCATGGATGTTGCTTATGAAGTAGAGGGCTTTATCGAGAAGAATAGAGATACTGTTCCTGATGAGCTTATTGAAGTGTTAAATGCTACTAGCAATGAGTTCTTGAAGCAGGTTTTGGAAACCaaatctgctgctgctgccgctcCGGCTGCTGCAAGTTCTTCTAGTGCTCCTGGTAGGGCAGTGGTGAGAAAACCAACTCTAGGTAGTATATTCAAGGGCTCATTGATTGAGCTTATGACTACTATCAACTCGACAAATGTACACTATATCCGATGTATCAAGCCCAATGATGATAAGGCGGCCTGGAAATTCAATGGTCCTATGGTTTTGTCGCAGCTACGAGCATGTGGTGTTTTAGAGACAATTCGGATTTCATGTGCTGGTTTCCCCACCCGATGGACCTATGAAGAGTTTGCGTCGCGTTACTACATGTTGGTCCCATCGACCAACTGGTCAGTGGCTGTCAAAGAGTTGTGTGATGTGATTCTACAACAATCTATTCAGTCGCCTGATAAGTATCAACTCGGTAAGACCAAAATCTTTTTCAGAGCCGGTATGTTGGCGTACCTTGAAAAGCTGCGTAGTGACCGCCTCAATGAATGTGCTATCGTTATCCAGAAAAACTTACGCATGTTACACTTCCGCAAGCAATACCTTGCTACTCGTCAAAGCATTATAGCTGCCCAGACTTTGATTCGTGGCTTCATTGCTAGAAAAAGATATGAGAATGAACGCCGcgaggctgctgccactgtcATCCAGACGAGATGGAGAGGCTACACTGCTCGGACAAGCTATTCTCAAACCCGTACTTCTATTATTGCTTTGCAGAGAATGGTTCGTGGTTACATGCTTCGAAGACGTCTATTACAAGCTAGATACGACAGTGCTGCCATTACCATTCAAAAAGTTTGGAGAGGTCATGTGGCCAGAAAAGAATATCATGCTACTCGTAACAAGATTATTCTTGTTCAAGGTTTGGTTCGTCGTAGAGCTGCTATCAAAGAGCTTAAACAACTGCGACTTGAAGCTAAGTCGGTTAACCACTACAAAGAAGTTCAGTATCGACTGGAAAACAAGGTTGTCGAGCTCACGCAATCTTTGGCCACTCGTAGAGAGGACAACAAAAAGTTGCAGAGTACCATTGATGGTCTACATAACCAGATTTCTCAGTGGCAACGTAAGCATGGTGAATCTGAACAGCGTTTGGTTGATTATTCCAATGAATCAGATGAAACAAGACAACAACTGCTGCGTGAAATTGATACTATAAAGGCCAATTTGGCATCAGTCCAAAAGGAACACGATCATATCGTGGCCAAACTGCAATCACAAGTAGAAGAAAACAAGCGTGTGCGTGAAGAACTAGAAGCTAAAGAATTGGCATTAAGTGAGTCTGCTAAGACGGTCAAGgaatatgaagaaaaacaTGCCAGTCTGAATGAAACTATTAGCCAGTTGCGCATAGATCTGGAGAATGCTATCAAGGCACAACCTTCAACATTTGCTCCTAGCTTGACACCTCTGCGTAGTCTTGGAGGTGTTCTCAATGGCGGCAATAATCTCAATACAGCCTCTCCAAAGAAGCGCAATCCCAAGAGACGGTCGCTTACTAATGCCCttggaggtgctgctgctggagctcttgctggtggtgcgtttgacgaagctgctggtttcaGTCCTAGACCTGCTTCTATTGCTATTCCCAACTCTAATGAGCTTCACCATCACGGCCGTCAATACAGTGCGAGTACTGAGATCAGTATTGGATCTATTGGCTTGAACGGAGAGATTGAACGGTTGTTGGAGGATGAAAAGGTTCTACATACTGAAGTCATCCAAGGCATGATCTTTAATTTGAAGATTCCTGCTCCAAGCAGTAATGAAAAGATCACCCCCAAGGAGATTTTGTTCCCAGCTAACATTATCAACTTGATTACTTCTGAGATGTGGAGACTGGGATTCGTTAAAGAGTCTGAGAGATTCCTTGGACAAGCTATGCACGCTATTCAGGATTCAGTCATGAAGCATACTGGTGAGGATGTTATCAACCCTGGTGCATTCTGGATTTCTAATGTTCACGAAATCCTTTCCTTTATCTGTCTTGCAGAGGCCAACATTGTGCAAAATGAGGCTTTGCTTGATGAAATGGGCGAATTCGAGTTCCAAGAATATGGTCGCTTGGTTGGCATTGTCAAACAGGACCTTGAGAACCTTGAGTTTAACATCTATCACACATGGATGAAGGAGATTAAAAAGGTACTGGACAAGATGATTGTGCCTGCTATTGTCATGTCGCAATCATTGCCAGGCTTTATTACTCAAGAAAACACGAGGTTCTTGTCAAAGATGTTCACTGGAAGTGGAAACACCGCTACTATGGATGACTTGTTGAGTCTATTCAACAAGGTTCACAAAGCCATGGATGCATACTATCTGGAACCAGAGTTTGTCAAGCAACCTATCATGGAACTACTCAAGCTTGTTGGTGTTAAAGCATTCAACGACTTGCTGATGAGAAGAGCATTCTTGTCGTGGAAGCGAGGTCTTCAAATCAACTATAATATCACTCGTATTGAGGAGTGGTGTAAAGCACACGACGTTGCTGAGGGCATTCTAAGACTCGAACATATCATGCAATCAGTcaagctgctgcagctTAAGAAATCTACAATGGAAGATATCGATATCATTTATGATATTTGCTGGACTTTGACACCAGCCCAGGTCCAGAAGTTGATCAACCAATACCTTGTTGCTGATTACGAACCTCCTATCAGTGCCGAAATCCTGAATGCTGTGGCTTCAAGAGTGAAGAatgataacaacaacaccctTCTGCTGGAGGCTATTCCACTCGACGATAGTGGTCCATTTGAGATAATGGAGCCTCGTGTACTAAAACGCATTGAATCCTACATCCCAGGTTGGTTGCAAGTTCCCAATCTTAAGCGACTTGCCGAGCTGACAGCTACTGTTAACCAAGCAGCCATTAATGGTGATGAATCACAACAgattcaacagcagcaactaCCTAGTCAGGATATCACTGACGGAACCAGCCTGTCAGATGCTGGAATGCTTAGCGAGCCTCCTAATGACGGATACCCCATTGCGGCGTGA